In Monodelphis domestica isolate mMonDom1 chromosome 4, mMonDom1.pri, whole genome shotgun sequence, one DNA window encodes the following:
- the LOC130453987 gene encoding iron-regulated protein FrpA-like — protein MCRGEMDQRCCRGEMDQRCAGEKWTRGVAGGKWTRGVAGGKWTRGAAGGKWTRGAAGGKWTRGAAEGKWTRSVAGGKWTRGVAGGKWTRGVAGGKWTRGAAEGKWIRDVQRGNGPEVLQGGNGPEVLQRGNGPEVLQGGNGPEVLQGGNGPEVLQRGNGPEVLQRGNGPEVLQGGNGPEVLQGGNGPEVLQRGNGPEVLQGGNGPEVLQGGNGPEVLQRGNGPEVLQRGNGPEVLQRGNGPEVLQGGNGPEVLQRGNGPEVLQGGNGPEVLQRGNGPEVLQGGNGPEVLQGGNGPEVLQGGNGPEVLQGGNGPEVLQGGNGPEVLQGGNGPEVLQGGNGPEVLQRGNGPEVLQRGNGPEVLQR, from the coding sequence atgtgCAGGGGAGAAATGGACCAGAGGTGCTGCAGAggggaaatggaccagagatgtgCAGGGGAGAAATGGACCAGAGGTGTTGCAGGGGGGAAATGGACCAGAGGTGTTGCAGGGGGGAAATGGACCAGAGGTGCTGCAGGGGGGAAATGGACCAGAGGTGCTGCAGGGGGGAAATGGACCAGAGGTGCTGCAGAGGGGAAATGGACCAGAAGTGTTGCAGGGGGGAAATGGACCAGAGGTGTTGCAGGGGGGAAATGGACCAGAGGTGTTGCAGGGGGGAAATGGACCAGAGGTGCTGCAGAGGGGAAATGGATCAGAGATGTGCAGAGGGGAAATGGACCAGAGGTGTTGCAGGGGGGAAATGGACCAGAGGTGCTGCAGAGGGGAAATGGACCAGAGGTGTTGCAGGGGGGAAATGGACCAGAGGTGTTGCAGGGGGGAAATGGACCAGAGGTGCTGCAGAGGGGAAATGGACCAGAGGTGCTGCAGAGGGGAAATGGACCAGAGGTGTTGCAGGGGGGAAATGGACCAGAGGTGTTGCAGGGGGGAAATGGACCAGAGGTGCTGCAGAGGGGAAATGGACCAGAGGTGCTGCAGGGGGGAAATGGACCAGAGGTGTTGCAGGGGGGAAATGGACCAGAGGTGCTGCAGAGGGGAAATGGACCAGAGGTGCTGCAGAGGGGAAATGGACCAGAGGTGCTGCAGAGGGGAAATGGACCAGAGGTGTTGCAGGGGGGAAATGGACCAGAGGTGCTGCAGAGGGGAAATGGACCAGAGGTGTTGCAGGGGGGAAATGGACCAGAGGTGCTGCAGAGGGGAAATGGACCAGAGGTGCTGCAGGGGGGAAATGGACCAGAGGTGTTGCAGGGGGGAAATGGACCAGAGGTGCTGCAGGGGGGAAATGGACCAGAGGTGCTGCAGGGGGGAAATGGACCAGAGGTGTTGCAGGGGGGAAATGGACCAGAGGTGTTGCAGGGGGGAAATGGACCAGAGGTGTTGCAGGGGGGAAATGGACCAGAGGTGCTGCAGAGGGGAAATGGACCAGAGGTGCTGCAGAGGGGAAATGGACCAGAGGTGTTGCAGAGGTGA